The following proteins are co-located in the Chryseobacterium daecheongense genome:
- a CDS encoding aminopeptidase: MRKISICLILFLGIVQVSAQKDSISIEAKLSSDKKTLDINQEIVYYNNSEKDLSTVKLLNWVSAYQKRGTSLVYRKLEDRNTDLHFAKPEQLGKLLQFSIKGPDDEAIPVNNLSAENLFIPLNAPLQPGKSIRLKLQYQIQLPDKKFTGYGTADRNIALKYFFIVPDHFDPDNILGRYYHDIEESVSFNTYWTVQFDLPAQSFIESNLHQDQSNLFKGYLDSDPEFIISQDEYPFINVNTGDISTEVRFGYPLTPQEKENLEFYLPLHLKFIKEQIGYLPSRLFISEKFRANEDFFGNNDISFWKFRFQLFTDAEKADLDYLGIITKKVLDESIITDKQDNHWFKNGLKSYIEIQYIKKFYGETKLLGKLPESKIFGIRPLKLFHASNLKLIDRYGLTYQYIMSQNLDQKIGEKFTVLSNFNVMAISSFETGSLFNYSADKMGYENFNTLLQNYIAKNTDKQIDPKDFLRELAEKDNRTAYLTDFLKQKNRVNFKLQKLKKQDDSLHIKINKNTSAPIPVKLETKTREDEKKEYWVETNGEEMTKTVSIPALDIYKITLNNDYIFPESNYRDNFLYSKGLFSNAKKIKLKLIKDIPNPEFNEIYISPRIRFNNTYDKFLLGFNFKNQSFFDQKFLYSITPTYSTGTGKLTGSGAVSYSFLPAESIIRSLTFGVSGAYYHYDYNLAYRKGSVFSNISFRKNPRSTVSRGISMSYNYFERDLSPLMIANNDYDKYNLWSIGYGYTDNQMIHEKSLSISTQGMEDFNKITAEGFYRWEFAPKQKLSLRLFAGYFIRNDTRNNTFNYGISRVSNYSFSYNLLGESANSGFLSQQFILADGGFKSFIPGSVNQWITSLNVDTSVWKIFHLYADAGIYKNRNNPTQFIWDSGIKLKIVPDFLEIYFPIQSSLGFEPAFKDYGRRIRYTLVLNLGSIINAARRGWY, translated from the coding sequence ACAACTGGGGAAACTTTTACAATTTAGCATAAAAGGACCTGATGATGAGGCTATTCCTGTAAATAATTTAAGTGCGGAAAATCTTTTTATTCCTTTAAATGCACCTCTTCAACCGGGAAAAAGCATAAGACTAAAACTGCAGTATCAGATACAGCTTCCGGATAAAAAATTTACTGGATACGGTACAGCTGATCGAAATATAGCTTTAAAATATTTCTTTATTGTTCCGGATCATTTTGATCCGGACAATATTTTAGGAAGATATTACCATGATATCGAAGAGTCCGTAAGTTTCAATACCTACTGGACCGTCCAATTTGACCTTCCTGCCCAATCTTTTATTGAAAGTAATCTTCACCAGGATCAATCCAATTTATTCAAAGGTTATCTGGATTCAGATCCCGAGTTTATCATTTCCCAGGACGAATACCCTTTCATTAATGTAAATACAGGAGATATAAGCACAGAAGTACGGTTTGGATATCCTCTAACACCCCAGGAAAAGGAAAATTTAGAATTCTATCTTCCGCTGCATTTAAAATTTATAAAGGAACAGATCGGTTATCTTCCATCAAGACTTTTTATTTCTGAAAAGTTCAGAGCGAATGAAGATTTTTTTGGTAATAATGATATTAGTTTCTGGAAATTCCGGTTTCAATTATTTACAGATGCAGAAAAGGCAGATCTCGATTATCTGGGAATTATCACCAAAAAAGTCCTTGACGAAAGTATTATTACAGATAAACAGGATAATCACTGGTTTAAGAATGGATTGAAATCCTATATAGAAATTCAATACATCAAAAAATTCTATGGCGAAACAAAGCTGCTGGGAAAACTACCTGAATCAAAAATATTTGGAATCAGACCATTAAAATTATTTCATGCCTCTAATTTGAAATTAATTGATCGCTACGGCCTTACCTACCAATATATTATGTCTCAGAATCTGGATCAGAAAATCGGAGAAAAGTTTACTGTACTGAGCAATTTCAATGTAATGGCTATAAGTAGCTTTGAAACAGGAAGCTTATTCAACTATTCTGCTGATAAAATGGGATATGAAAACTTCAATACCCTGTTGCAGAACTACATAGCTAAAAATACAGACAAGCAAATTGATCCTAAAGATTTCCTCAGAGAACTTGCAGAAAAAGATAACAGGACCGCTTATTTAACCGATTTTTTAAAACAAAAAAACAGGGTTAACTTTAAGCTTCAGAAATTGAAGAAACAAGACGATTCACTGCATATTAAAATCAATAAAAATACCTCTGCTCCTATTCCTGTTAAATTAGAAACAAAAACGAGAGAGGATGAAAAAAAAGAATACTGGGTAGAGACCAACGGTGAGGAAATGACAAAAACGGTTTCCATTCCCGCATTAGATATATACAAGATCACTTTAAATAATGATTATATCTTTCCAGAGTCGAATTACAGAGACAACTTCCTTTACTCCAAAGGCTTATTCTCAAATGCAAAAAAAATAAAACTTAAACTTATAAAGGATATTCCCAATCCTGAGTTTAATGAAATCTACATCAGTCCAAGAATCCGTTTCAATAATACTTATGATAAATTTCTTTTAGGATTTAATTTCAAAAACCAATCTTTTTTTGATCAGAAATTCCTTTATTCTATTACACCTACGTACAGTACAGGAACCGGAAAATTAACGGGTTCAGGTGCCGTTTCATATTCTTTTCTTCCTGCAGAAAGTATTATCCGCAGTTTAACCTTCGGAGTATCCGGGGCATATTACCATTATGATTATAATCTTGCTTACAGGAAAGGCTCTGTTTTTTCCAATATCAGTTTTAGAAAGAATCCGAGAAGTACGGTAAGCAGAGGAATAAGCATGTCATATAATTATTTCGAGAGAGACCTGAGCCCTCTTATGATAGCTAATAATGACTATGACAAGTATAATCTGTGGAGTATCGGATATGGATATACGGATAACCAGATGATCCATGAAAAAAGTCTCAGCATCAGCACCCAGGGAATGGAAGACTTTAATAAAATAACTGCCGAAGGATTTTACAGATGGGAATTTGCACCTAAACAAAAGCTCAGCCTAAGATTATTTGCAGGATATTTCATAAGAAATGACACGAGAAATAATACTTTTAATTATGGGATTTCCAGGGTTTCCAATTACTCTTTTTCATATAATCTTTTAGGGGAAAGTGCCAACAGTGGTTTTCTTTCACAGCAGTTTATTCTTGCTGACGGAGGATTTAAATCTTTTATTCCCGGAAGTGTAAATCAATGGATTACTTCTTTAAATGTTGATACCAGCGTATGGAAGATATTCCATTTGTATGCTGATGCAGGAATTTATAAGAACAGAAACAACCCTACCCAATTTATCTGGGATAGCGGAATTAAATTAAAAATAGTTCCTGATTTCCTCGAAATTTATTTCCCAATCCAATCCTCTCTGGGATTTGAACCCGCATTTAAAGATTATGGAAGACGAATCAGATATACTTTAGTTCTCAATCTCGGATCCATTATCAATGCCGCAAGAAGAGGATGGTATTAA